One Panthera leo isolate Ple1 chromosome B1, P.leo_Ple1_pat1.1, whole genome shotgun sequence DNA window includes the following coding sequences:
- the XKR5 gene encoding XK-related protein 5: MHAGALGLSALLQAAEESARLCSVVYYFITGQPLWGWLALSVLLPGFLVQGLSYLWFRADGHQGHCLLVMLHLLQLGVWKRHWDAASTALQKEQEASSRGQLLLQEADLSALRLLEALLQTGPHLLLQTHVFLASDFTDVVPGVSALCSWSALSWALVCYACFMGFVKPGHVFTPWAALLCQQLWRMGMVGARVLSLVLFFGAHRVWVLVFGGAHWLVMTFWLVAQQSDIIDSTCHWRLFNLLVGAAYILCYLNFWDSPSRNRMAMFYTIMLLENIVLLLLATDFLQGASRTSLWTIAGVLSGFLIGSISLVTYYSLLHPKSTDIWQGFVTEVRGTAVVDRAERESSPRASAAAGERPGNPGDSCELTHLGRAPSPQWGPPEAGLESQIVQEDSFLGHHHWLLVKLALKTGSVSKINAAFRKDGPGFFGPPEWGLSQHHNHQTTPRFSQKELASSPHDPLSSDKGCEPQVVWKAEANLLDTSSYVSLASDNPDEAPGRRWSAAPREGSPREGAEAVSPLQGRGAGDQTGGAGQESATLYFSATAEGATSPQREAGQATLQTPLSGRSSEPSPRPATRPFPATMASISPILGPGRTGSFRPSTGLPGRALGGSEHGGQQEPMGDPNLPTIAGTRMALPEVSLRPADEPCLTSTPKCEPAHGDCGGRARPRTMPSFPM, translated from the exons ATGCACGCGGGGGCCTTGGGGCTCTCGGCCCTGCTGCAGGCGGCCGAGGAGAGCGCGC GCCTCTGCTCCGTGGTTTACTACTTCATCACGGGACAGCCCCTCTGGGGATGGCTGGCCCTTTCTGTGCTGCTGCCTGGCTTCTTGGTCCAGGGCCTGAGCTATCTGTGGTTCCGAGCAGATGGACATCAAGGTCATTGCTTGTTGGTCATGCTACACCTCCTTCAGCTCGGCGTGTGGAAGCG GCACTGGGACGCCGCGTCCACTGCTCTACAGAAGGAGCAGGAAGCCTCCAGCCGAGGCCAGCTGCTGCTGCAGGAGGCCGACCTGTCCGCCCTCCGCCTCCTGGAAGCCCTCCTGCAGACCGGGCCCCACCTGCTCCTCCAGACGCATGTTTTCCTCGCCTCGGACTTCACAGATGTTGTGCCAG GCGTGAGCGCCCTGTGCTCCTGGTCCGCGCTGTCCTGGGCCCTGGTGTGCTATGCCTGCTTCATGGGCTTCGTGAAGCCGGGCCACGTCTTCACACCGTGGGCCGCCCTGCTCTGCCAGCAGCTCTGGAGGATGGGCATGGTGGGAGCCCGCGTCCTGAGTCTGGTTCTCTTCTTCGGAGCGCACCGCGTCTGGGTTTTAGTGTTTGGAG gtgcCCACTGGCTGGTGATGACCTTCTGGCTTGTGGCACAGCAGAGTGACATCATCGACAGCACCTGCCATTGGAGACTATTCAACCTGCTCGTGGGGGCCGCGTACATCCTCTGCTACCTCAACTTCTGGGACAGCCCTTCCAGAAACCGGATGGCCATGTTCTATACG ATTATGCTGCTGGAGAACATCGTCCTTTTGCTGTTGGCCACTGACTTTCTCCAGGGGGCCTCCCGGACGAGCCTGTGGACCATAGCTGGAGTCTTGTCTGGATTTCTGATTG gcAGTATCTCGCTGGTAACTTATTACAGCCTGCTACACCCTAAGTCCACAGACATCTGGCAGGGCTTTGTGACAGAGGTCCGTGGCACTGCAGTGGTTgatagagcagagagagaatcttctcCCCGGGCCTCGGCCGCAGCTGGAGAGAGGCCAGGGAACCCAGGGGACAGTTGTGAGTTAACACATCTGGGTAGGGCCCCTAGCCCACAGTGGGGACCCCCAGAGGCTGGGCTGGAAAGCCAGATCGTTCAGGAAGATTCCTTCCTCGGTCACCATCACTGGCTGTTGGTGAAACTTGCCCTCAAAACAGGAAGTGTGTCTAAGATCAACGCAGCCTTCAGAAAAGACGGTCCTGGCTTCTTCGGTCCCCCTGAGTGGGGGCTGAGCCAACACCACAACCATCAGACGACGCCCAGGTTTTCCCAGAAGGAGCTCGCATCGTCACCCCACGACCCCCTCTCCTCAGACAAGGGCTGTGAGCCTCAAGTTGTCTGGAAAGCAGAGGCCAACCTGCTGGACACCTCAAGCTACGTCTCTTTGGCCAGCGACAATCCAGACGAAGCTCCTGGCCGGCGGTGGTCAGCCGCACCCAGGGAGGGCAGCCCCAGGGAAGGAGCCGAGGCGGTTTCTCCGCTGCAGGGCAGGGGTGCAGGTGACCAGACAGGAGGGGCAGGACAGGAGAGCGCCACCCTGTACTTTAGTGCCACGGCCGAGGGGGCCACATCCCCACAGCGGGAAGCCGGGCAGGCGACTTTGCAGACACCCCTGTCTGGGAGGAGTTCGGAGCCCTCCCCTCGGCCGGCCACTCGGCCCTTCCCTGCCACCATGGCCAGCATTAGCCCGATCCTGGGCCCGGGCCGCACCGGCAGCTTCCGCCCCAGCACAGGCTTGCCCGGCAGAGCCCTGGGCGGCTCAGAGCATGGGGGACAGCAGGAGCCCATGGGGGACCCGAATCTTCCCACCATTGCGGGGACACGGATGGCATTACCAGAGGTGAGCCTGAGGCCCGCAGACGAGCCTTGCCTCACATCCACCCCCAAGTGTGAGCCTGCCCACGGGGACTGCGGCGGGAGGGCCCGGCCGAGGACCATGCCAAGTTTCCCCATGTGA